The Bubalus kerabau isolate K-KA32 ecotype Philippines breed swamp buffalo chromosome 8, PCC_UOA_SB_1v2, whole genome shotgun sequence genomic sequence TTGAATAGCACAAAGACACCAAGCCCCTGGGTCCAAGAGACTGATTTGCTTACCCTTCTCCTTACAGCCTCAAGGTGCTGGCCTCTATCTTCAAGCAGGATATCCCACTGAGAGATGAGGTATGAGTACACAGTCTTCCCAGGGCAGCACAGGGGCAGGGAATGCATTTCAGGCACCAGTGtccaaaggaagaagaaagaaggagggagCACCACCCCCTCGTGCAGCCATCTCTCTTATCAAGGAGAAAAGCATTTTCCTTAAATACTACCCCTAGCAGATGACCCTGTTATTCCTCATTGGTTAGAAGTAAATCATATGCTCACCCTGCGACCAATCACTGGCAAAGAACGTGAGATTATCACGTTGGGCCGGACAAACCAGCTTCACCTGACACTGGTTCACTGAGGCCTGAACAGAATCAGGGCATTGTTAACAAAGGAAAAGGGAGAATGCTTTCAGACAACGAAAAGTGTCTGCCACAACTATACTTTTTATACTGGAGGTCAAAACGTTTGGCTCAATTGGATGTTTCAAGGAAAGTAATTGCTCTTTTTTTCCCAAAGTAATGCAGAATTTCAACTTTACAATTGTAAGCAGCAGCCTCCTCGATGACCTCCCTGCCGGCATAATAAAGCACTTGGAAATAGATGCTTGTGTGCTTTCCAAGGTGGCTAGACCCCCAGTCAAGCGAAACTCCACAGATTCAAGTCAGTACTCTGAGCTTCCCCAGAGGGCATATGCAATCACTGCAGAGTCTAGAACACAGAGTTATAGGGGAAATACAGCTCAACAGAACAAATGCATATTAGCAGCTTCTACTTCCAACCAGTTTGCCAGCTTAGGTGCAACCCGTCACTATATTCTGATCAAGAGGTATCAGAGGTGAAGCTGACTGCAGCAAAATTGGCAACTTAAAAGCCAATTTTTCCCCAAAATGGAATTGGCCAGTTTAGATTATATCGAAGGACTATTAAACATCATCTCCTAGAGctctaaactgaactgaaaataactcAGTTTGAGATTTAAACCACTTTACTCTACCCTTTGTTACTCTGATTCTTTCTTATTTCAATTTGACCTGAATGTTCTGCCAGAAGCCCTATTATGAGAACACAGTGGTATGACAGCCAGTAGGTCCTGCAGTTGttaattttgaattcttttttttctttttctgattttcttttttatttttattacacacTACAAATACAATGCATGCTACACAATATGCTGCATAAGCTAATTTTGAATTCTATGTTCAGCTCTGATCTTTCTGGACTGTGAACTAATTCACTCACAGATGTTGAACGAGGGCCAACCATTTCAGGTGCCTACAATATGAGATAAATGAAAGAGTTCTTTACAGCCTATTAGGGACACAGATGTAAACAATTACAAGGTGATGTGTAAAGAGATTCTGGAAAGACAGAACATAACACACAGTGCTGTGTACTCAGGATGGGCTTTCGCAGCAGACCGAAAGGGGTTGCAGCATCACCCGAACTGGAATCCTATATACCTCCAGCCATACTCTACTAAGGAGTTGAAAGTATTTTtcctcactttcatttttatagtaaAGCAAAAcccctatgggcttcccaggtcacgctagtggtaaagaacccacctgtgatgcaggaaatATCCtgtttttatccctgggtcaggaagatcccctggagaaggaaatgacaacccgctccagtattcttgcctggagaattccatagacagaggagcctggcaggctacagtccatagggtcacaaagagtcagacccgactgaagcaacttagcatgcaaaccCCTCTGAACCTCTCTCCTCCGCTAGCTGGCACAATGTTAGGCTCTGTCAACCAAGAGGGTTAGAGAGACCTTGGAAGAAACAGCACAGAAACGGGCTTCTTTTTCCAGTTCTAGGGTgatcttttccctttctctgatATGGCAGCAGGCCCCAAGGGAGCTCACTCTCCAGCCAGTTTCTCTGACACCTCAGAGAGCAGCTTTCTGAAGATTGCTTCATCCTTCATCGCCAGAGAGAACGTCTCTACTATCTAGTGATCTACAGCCACACCTTTCCCATGATGTCTGCATATCTTGTGTGGGAAGTAATGGCTTCCGTCCCTTGTTCCTTCTTTGACTTTGCTCCCTGGGCTCTACAGTTGTAGCAAGTCCTGTACTCCCTTTTCTACTCATTTTAGCTATTAAACACTATTACAAGTCAAATTTTATATCAAATATATCTGCTAATGGAATGACATCTTTAAAGTGCTCAAGGGGAAAAGAAACTCAGCACTGAATCATATCTGTgtgaatatattgggttggctgaaaagttcgttcaggtttttccacaGGATGTtacggctgctgctgctattgagttgctaagtcatgtctgactctgtgaccccatggactgtagccggccaggctcctctgtccatgggattttccaggcaggaatactggattgggttgccgtttcctactccgggggatcttcccgatccagggattgaacccatatctcttaagtctcttgaaTTGACAGGTAGatccttcaccactgagccacctgggaagccagacatTACAAAAAAGGAACCTTTTGACCAATCCAATATCTtacaaaatgaaggagaaatacttCTCAAATAAATGTAAGCAAAGTCTGTTACCAGCAGACCTACACTATAATAAAGATTAAAGTTCTTCAGGTAAAAGTAACAATGCCAGAAAGAAACTTTGATCTacacaataaataaaaagcactAAAActggcatgtgtgtgcatatcggtcgctcagtcatgtccatttgcgacctcatggactgtagatagccaggctcctctgcctatggaattctccagccaagaatactggagggggttgccattctgttctccaggagatcttcccaacccatggctTGAACCCCAGTCTgccacattgctgctgctgctgctgctgctaagtcgcttcacttgtgtccaactctgtgcaaccccatagacggcagcccaccaggctccgccatccctgggattctccaggcaagaacactggagtgggttgccatttcctcctccaatgcatgaaagtgaaaagtgaaagtaaagtcgctcagtcgtgtccgaatcttagcgaccccatggactgcagcctaccaggctcctccatccatgggattttccagacaagagtactggagtggggtgccattgccttctccgctcccacattgcaggcagatctttatcATGTGAGCTGCCAGGGAGGTCCATAAAATCGGTATAAACAAAGTTTatctaaaaatgaaatttcacATGTTCCAAAGTCTAATGATTGTCTAAAGCAAAATGATAGCCATGTCTTGTGGAATCCCAGCATAGACAATAAAAGtatcatgtgtgctcagtcgctaagttgtgtctgactctttgcaaccccatggactgtagctcgccagactcttctacccatgggatttcccaggcaaaaatactggagcagtatgccatttccttttccaggagatcttcccaaatcagggatcgaagctatgtctcctacactgcaggggattctttcccactgagccacttgggaagctgagATAAAAGTATTATGTGTGGTAAAACTAGCATGAAAGATGGAAGGGAGGATTAGTGATACATTACTGGAGGATCTTTGCATTACATGTAAAGTTGTGTGATATTATTAAAATCACAAGTATTATCTATGACAGACTGTagatcaagagaaatgaaaacctgtGTTCACACTGACGCTTGCACAAATACTTTATGTGGCTTTATTCATAATCATCAAAACACAGAAGCAACCCAAACATTCCTCAACTGTAGAATGAGTAAACAAACTGACAAATCCATACCCCAGGAtactattcaacaataaaaaggagcaaattccttattgctgctgctgctgctgctaagtcgcttcagtcgtgtccgactcagtgcgaccccatagatggcagcccacaggcttccccgtccctgggattttccaggcaagaacactggagtgggttgccatttccttctccaatgcatggaagtgaaaagtgaaagtgaagtcgcgcagtcatgtccgactctatcgaccccatggactggagcctaccaggctcccctgtccatgggattttccaggcgagagtactggagtggggtgccattgccttctccgaaattccttactactcagccataaaaaaaaaaaacgaaataatgccatttgcagcaatgtggatgatctagagattatcatactaaatgaagtaagtcagagaaagacaaatattatatgatatggCTTAAATGTGGAATCAAAAGTATCataccaatgaacttatttacaaaacagaaaaagacacacagacatagaaaacaaacttctgcttGTAAAAAGGGAAATGGGGATGGGCGAGGGGTAAATtaagagtttgagattagcagagacacactactatatataaaagggaTAAACAAGACCCTACCTATGAAGCAACCCATGTCTTAAAGTGGATGAAGTAAACACTAGGACTATCTTTCAGCACATGTATACTTGATTTATCTGCAAGAAGATAATACACATGATTTTCCAGTGCTTccttttgagaaaaaaagaaagaaagaaagagcaggATGTATATGTGCAAAACAGAGAGAATTCAGGTATAAAATGGTTGTTATAAAAGTAAGTTGATCTATCATAACAGAAACTGATTCATATACTGTTAGTAttgaaatgggaagaaaatggaataagattttcattttcctctcatCTCAGAGCTTGAAAAGATGAACAGGAAGCAAGAATCTGCCCAGAAAAGCAATCATGTTTTCACAATCTGTGTAAGCCCAGAGAGGATAAAGTCCAACATCTGCAATTTGGgaaattaattttatcattttagtaaaatatattttagcacATGAGGAGACAcctttttttaatgctttctgcAATGCATAGCCTTATCCTCTAAAGCCTTCATTTTCCCCAGAATGACCTCACAGCCAGCTGAAAGGACAAGATGGGCTGCCTGACTGATTATACCCTGGGAATATTTCTGTAACTTCTTGATGGCAGCATACTGAAAAGAGGATACAGGAGATAAAGTAATGGAAGCTGGCCTGACTTAAGCCTCATGTAATCCCTAGCATCTCCTAAATCACAAGGTAAGATTAGTCACTGATAAAAATTCTTGAACAGTAGGCAGCTGTCTGAAAGCCTGCATTTTTCTTTTGAGTGGACTGTCAAATTTAGAGAATTTATGACCTGACCTATCAAAGATATTACTTTCAAGTCCTTGACCAATTTAATAAACATTACAGACAACTATTattatggggttttttttaatacttttattgttttttatatgAATTCCATCCAGCCAGGTTCTCACAGTAAATGGTTGAATGCTACTTCAAATGAGCATTGCATCTAATCAGGCCAAAGCTCAAGAAATGCTTTTTCTGACATTTGAAGGACTTCCATTCTGAATGTGCAAAGCAgacatttttctttcctatatGCATGGCAAAAATAATACATTCCCTGACCTATTAAAAACTGTCTCAAACTTTaccttttagaaaaataatcttttatcttttttttttgtagtccaAGATAAAATGTTACATAAAGCTCCATGCAAtagaatgtaatttttttaatttctcatatgATTAAGTATGATTCACAATGATATACAGAGGCTATTGAAGTTTTGTGCAAATAAACTATATGAAGTTTTGTGCAAATAAATCATTATAATAAGCTTATCTGATATAACTCTGATCACTATTAGGATCCCTACattataacatttatttaacaaCTTCCACATAGCCCAATTCTTTTATTACAATGTAATGTGAATATACCAGTTTTGAGTCAAAAGTAGATTCTGCTGTGATGAAGCTACCTGAGATTCTTTCTCCAGTACCCAAATAAgcctatttttttagatttcttccTAGTTGAAAGATACAGAGGAGGGAAGTATTACACTCTATTACATTTTAAAGCATGTAATGTAACATGTTAAATCTATAGTGGATGAAAGCATAAAGAAATTCTCTTCATCTCTTTTTATAATGTGTGGTCCATGGCCTAGCAAAAATACTATGCTCCATGCACAATGAAATGCATGTACTTAGGAGAACTACTAACATTTAAATATGCTCTAACAATTTAGGTACAAAAAGCCCCCACAGCAAAGCTGACACTTTCTCCCGATGATCCTGTAATACTGGACTCAATGTCAACCTTAAAAAAAACATACAGGTTCACCCAAAAGTCAACAACATAACTAAAAGAGAAAATCACAATCCAGTGTTGGTTCCAGGGagtgagaattaaagaaaaaaatcctgtttCTACTTTGAATtgtgttcagttgtgtttgatttaGCAGGTGAGGGATGAAGAATTAATAAAACCCAATGTGAGACTCACAGTTATAAATGCAGAGCATTTTCTTAAAGCtaacaatattttaattaaaccCAAATCTGAATACAGTACtcaaaacatctatttttttatagtttaaatTTCAGCACTAGAAAGAGTAAAACTGCAGCAACACTGATAACATGATAAATGTTAATATTAACGATCAGAATGACTGCTCTGTTAGGGTTCCAGCAATCTGAGTGTTATCAATTAGGGGGTTATAGATATGGGACTTTACCCAACTTTGGGAGAAGATAGGGGCATATAAGTCCAGAAGGAAAAGGCTGGGATGAGCTCCACAAACagttgttgttggtcagtcattaagttgtgtccaactctttgcaaccccatggactgcagcacaccaggcttccctgcccttcactaccttccggagtttgcttaaactcgtgtccattgagtcagtgataccatccaaccatataaccctctgtcaaccccttctcctcttgtctcaatctttcccaacatcagagtcttttccaatgagttggctcttcacatcagatggccaaaggattggagtttcagcttcagtgtcagtccttccaaagaatattcagggctgatttacttaaagattgactagtttgatctccttgctgttcaagggactcaagGGTCTTTATCACAacagtttgaaaccatcaattcatcacttaactttctttatggtccaatcttcacatccatacatgactactggaaaaaccataattttgactatatggtcctctgtcagcaaagtgatctctctgAAGGAAGAgatagctttttaatatgcaatctaggtttgtcatagtttttcttccaaggagaaagcatcttttaatttcatggttacaatcACCAtccaagtgattttggagcccaaggaaataaggGGACCTAATGAAGAAATCTACTGATGACTGTTGATGCTGCATTTGTTGGTGAGCCCAAAGTCACTGTAGGTCAGCAAGGCCCACAGTGCGGAATAAACACTAgatccaaaaataagaaaaagagagactAAAATATGCAAAAACAAATTTAGATCAATGAAGCCATTGTAATGCATGTCTGTCTCTTAATGTTTCTAACCTCAATTGCACTGGTGACCTACATATGAAGCTGGCACCCTTCACCAAAGAGCGACACACAGGTCTGGCCTAGGACTcagagacagtgaaagaggagatctGGAGAATCTGCAAGCACAGCTCCAACAAGATTAGCCAAGAGGTCAGCATCATACTCCCTGTTTGATGCTCAGGAATAAGGGTTAACCTCTTGTGAATGTGTCTTATGTTAGATAGTAAAGGAATGGAAAAGGAAGCAATGGGAAAAAATGGATTAATATGCAGATTAAAATTGATAAGAAAATACGCAAGTAAATTCATACCAAGATAAGGAGGAATTATCATAACTATTGCAGTTCTCATTTCTTATTGGtcatattgtttagttgctaagtcctgtccaactattttgcgaccccaaggactatagcccccaAATGGcacttggtaaagaatgtgcccgctaatgcaggagacataagagacacgagtttgatccctgggttgggaagatcccctggaggaggaaatggcaacccaccccagtagttttgcctggagaatcccatggacagaggaacttggtgggctacagtccataggttccacagagttgaacacaactgaagtaatttggcatgcatggactgtagcccacaaggctcctctgtccatgagattttccaggcaagaatactggagtcggctgccatttccttctccaggggatattcctgacccagaaatcaaacctgcgtctcctgcattggcaggtaggttctttaccactgagccacctgagaagcactCATGTAGTTGTAGCTGGTATTATATCTTCCTTCTTTCACTACCCATTATATATTCCCTTTGCCTCTGGAGCAATCTGGTTGCTCAAGTTTCCTCACATGGAGAGATGACCCAAATCTTCATTTCTGAAGTATTTGGGCCACTTGCATTAGATTATTAATAATTCTTCCATTAAGTCTATCGTATGTGATAGAGGTACTAAGAAGCAACCCCAAGGATGTCTGTATTCCAGACCTACTCTTCCCAACCCCCCACGGCATAAGAGCAATATCTTTGTTCACTTGATAATTGCAATAAACAGCCCCAACCAGGACAGCAGCCCCTTATTTGCCCATTGATTCACTAGCATGCAAAACTTCAAATGGCCAGTATCAACTCCCAGATTAAGAGAACAAGTACATGTACCCTGGTGAAAATATTCCTCCCTTGGGAGTGCCTTCAGAGCTCTAAACAACCAGAGCCTAAAGTCAGTGGGACAGGGAACCGGGACTTTGCTAATAGATCACCAGGAGAACTGTGAGAGGACCAGTCTCATTTTCACTCTTTGATCCCAAGACCCACAATCCTGGCTTTGGGAGGAACAGGACCATGTATTGGATGTGATACCACATGCTGGAGGATACTGTCTCAGCCATGTCATGTGTTATTATCTAGCTTAGGGATCCCCAAACTCTGGattctaatgcctgatgatctgaagtggagctgatgtcacaataatagaaatgaaatgcacaataaatgtaatgtacttgaatcatcctgaaaccatctcccccaccctggtccatggaaaaattgtcttccttaAAACCAATCCCtagtgccaaaaatgttgggcaCTGCTGATCTAGCTGGTGCTGTAATAAATTCTTCAAAAGGCCAGTTTGCCACTCTACTAGCTGTTAtagagggttaaaaaaaaaaaaagcattttcagaTAAAAGCTACTTACCAAGTTATGAAGGTATGTCAGACTGTTCCAAAAACAAACCACATGTGGGACAGCAGCTAGAATTGGAGTTAACACCCATTTAAGTGGCTGCTTATCCACTACCATTCTCTAAGATCCATTTGTCTGCTGTGCCAGTATGCAAGTTGTAGGGAAGTGAGTCACCATTTTTCAAGCACATCATGGTGGCCATATTCTCTACGATCACTTCTAATGTGTACTACTGTCTTTGGTTTATGACTCTGGTAGACAGAATAAGTTCTAGGGGCTACCACCTGACTTTTCTTATCAAAATAGCTACCTTACCAGATTGGTCAGGAACCAGTGTGGGGATTCTGCCAATGTTGAGTATGCCTATTTTGACTATGCATTCCCAAACTGGGGAAATAATTACAGGATGAATTCAAGGACCCATTGTCCCACTAATATCCAAATCAAAACTTCACTGATTACCTTGCATCCATAAGCCCCTTCCCTGACTAGTGGACCACAATGGCATTTTGGATTTGTAGGAATAAGGGTCTGTCATAAAACCACTATCCAGTAATTCCCCAAAACACtggttatttctctttcttcaactAATTGTCCTAATAAGTAGCAATAGGTCCTTCTGAGGAACATTGAGATTTCCAGTATACAATGTTAGCAATGTCCAAGGATCCTTTATCAAGGAGACCTGCCCTTCCCTCATTCAAGGTACTCTGTGTCTAGAAACCAGCTCATGTTTGGGAGTTGATCGAGAGGAATGAGTCTCTTGCTGCTAttcaagacagacctttgtttctAGGTATGAGTTTGCCACTTAAACAATTCAAGTAAGAGTACAGGAGACTGTAAAAATATTCCACAGCTTTTCAGTTTCACAGACACCATGATCACCAAagatctttctctctttttacagGTCAAATTCCAATTACTGCTTTCGTTctgctgtccaatatggtaacTATACCCACCTTATTTCTGGCAATTAGTGCCACCTTTTGGTCCCTGCCCCCAAGAAGTTCAATATTCTCTTTGAATTCAGGGAGTCCAGTTTGATGACAGCATCGCACTGTCAGTCCTAACCTATAAAGAATTGCCACTAGAGAGCTCTCCAGAGACACTGAACACCTTTACAAAcctttacaaatatatttcttaGAGCTTAGATGAAGGGAGTGTCCCCCGGACCCTCCTGTGAACATAGTTCAAGGTTAGGTTTACAGGTCTTACATAACAGATCCACTCTTGCATTATAATCTTTCTAAGCCTTTGACTATCTTTCTCTATAGTACATCAAGGAATTACTGAAATGCGAACTCCAATTTAGTGAAGGTCATCTTTGGGACCATATTTCAGTAAACAAAccaagcaggacttccctggtggtgcagtggataagaatctgcctgctaattcaggggacacagggtcgatcccttgtctgggaagattccacatgctgcagaggaactaagcccatgccccacaattACTGagtccacacgccacaactactgaagcccgtgtgtgtACTCTAGAGCCagcaagtcacaactactgaatcccatgcacctagagcctgtgcttcacaacaagagaagccacctcagtgggaagcccatgtgccacaactagagggtagcccccaTGCTTTGCAACGAGAGAaagtccatgtgcagcaacagagacccagcacagacaaaaataaccaaataaacaaatcagGCAAACTCTTAGAACCATCCTAGCTATTtaggctcggagaaggcaatggcacccccactccagtactcttgcctggcaaatcccatggatggaggagcctgataggctgaagaccatggggtcactaggagtcagacacgactgagcgacttcactttcacttttcactttcatgcattggagaaggaaatggcaacccactccagtgttcttgcctggagaatcccagggaacggggagcctggtgggctgctgtctatggggtcgcacagagtcagacacgactgaagcgacttagcagcagcagcagcagcagctatttagGCTAAAATATTAAACCCAGAATCTTGCTTAGATCCTCCATATCAAAAAAATTAGCCAAAACAAGATTATATTTCTCCCATGCTATTCCAACTACCTTAGAATTAATTCCCATATGTGTGCTCCAGGATTCTgtcaatataataataaaattgcaACTATCTTGGTGTGTATGGCAATATTTCATGTGTTATATCTTGCACCTAACCCTCTCAGCTGGCACCAGGAATTTTAGTCTGATTACAGATTGTTGGGAAGCCCAGTACAAAATAGCCGGTTGGaggaagtccttgggaaaatggcgaagggccagaagtaccccCGGCTTGGTGCTCTgggcagaaaaacatctcctgcctttggttatgctcagcgccaagatttaataataaatattaaggatgttgcttgagaaaacGGGTTATGGGTTAAGCATATGGGTCACTTACAGCAAgctgtccttgaaatatttttactgattaggtGTTAACCCCGTATGCGCTCTGCTGGCTGtatactctaagctctttgtttctgcttctattaaaaggcttgactgcagaaataaacttgtcagtccttgcaagagactgtccgaTTGTCATTCTTTCAGGTTTGTCACTTCCAAGTCCCAGAGAGAAAAATCCCCAACAAGTGGCGCCTGAACAGGGACTTGAAAGGAAGGTTGAACAAAGTGACGAGCCCTGCAGAAAGAGGTAAGCAGGATGGGACAACATAGCAgtaaaatttctttcatttctataatgcatcattttttgaaacaaaacgGTGTTAATGTTTCAAGAGATCAGTTGAACAACTGCTATCATATTTTACTGGAACAATTCATGGTTCCCAGAAGAGGGGACACTCAATCTAGACATATAGAAAAgggttaaaaataatgttttgcgaGCATATCAGCAAGGGTTACATGGTCACTCATATGGGCTATCATAGAACAAATTGAAGGGCATAACTTTGATTTGGAAGTAAAAACTATTCAATctttacatgaatatgagcaTAAAGAACAAGATATGCAAGGTGctttgaaatataagaatgttATGCTCAATCAGACA encodes the following:
- the LOC129659367 gene encoding uncharacterized protein LOC129659367 isoform X29, which produces MHSLPLCCPGKTVYSYLISQWDILLEDRGQHLEAVRRRITHAGGIQQPCADDADAACGEEPEDSSQQLAQGLPS
- the LOC129659367 gene encoding uncharacterized protein LOC129659367 isoform X30 translates to MHSLPLCCPGKTVYSYLISQWDILLEDRGQHLEAVRRRITHAGGIQQPCADDADAACGEEPEDSSQQLAQDDYQ
- the LOC129659367 gene encoding uncharacterized protein LOC129659367 isoform X28 is translated as MHSLPLCCPGKTVYSYLISQWDILLEDRGQHLEAVRRRITHAGGIQQPCADDADAACGEEPEDSSQQLAQAPDI
- the LOC129659367 gene encoding uncharacterized protein LOC129659367 isoform X27; the encoded protein is MHSLPLCCPGKTVYSYLISQWDILLEDRGQHLEAVRRRITHAGGIQQPCADDADAACGEEPEDSSQQLAQVCFKC